A region from the Aegilops tauschii subsp. strangulata cultivar AL8/78 chromosome 5, Aet v6.0, whole genome shotgun sequence genome encodes:
- the LOC120964508 gene encoding secreted RxLR effector protein 161-like encodes MSRFMEAPTTEHWAAVKQILRYIKGTTNFGCVYLREKRKEMVELLGYSDSDLAGDIDDRKSTSGVAYFLGRSIVSWLSQKQKVIALSSCEAEYIAAATAAGQGVWLERLLGDLTDKEPEGVVLYVDNKSTIALCKNPVHHDRSKHIDIRYHYIRDCVKEGKIEVNYICIDDQLADILTKSLGRQKFTEMRGRIGVQAVK; translated from the coding sequence ATGAGTCGCTTTATGGAAGCACCCACGACAGAACATTGGGCAGCTGTGAAACAAATACTCAGGTACATCAAAGGGACAACTAACTTCGGTTGTGTCTATTTGAGAGAGAAGCGGAAGGAGATGGTGGAGCTACTTGGCTACAGTGATAGCGACTTGGCAGGAGATATTGACGACCGTAAAAGTACCTCGGGTGTGGCATATTTCTTGGGAAGAAGCATAGTGAGTTGGCTATCACAAAAGCAGAAGGTGATTGCATTATCATCCTGTGAAGCGGAGTATATTGCAGCTGCAACCGCGGCAGGTCAAGGTGTGTGGCTAGAAAGGCTACTCGGTGACCTCACTGACAAGGAACCGGAAGGAGTGGTGCTCTACGTTGACAACAAGTCCACGATTGCTCTATGTAAGAATCCAGTGCATCATGATAGAAGTAAGCACATTGATATAAGGTATCACTACATACGGGATTGCGTGAAAGAAGGCAAGATTGAAGTCAACTACATTTGCATCGATGATCAGCTTGCAGATATCCTGACCAAGTCTTTGGGGCGACAGAAGTTCACGGAGATGCGGGGAAGGATCGGCGTCCAAGCTGTGAAGTGA